In Bacillus sp. Cs-700, one genomic interval encodes:
- a CDS encoding PadR family transcriptional regulator has protein sequence MPRNDSLDVGELTDTSYYILLSLMEPKHGYLIMKSIEELTNHSVVIGPASMYTTIKKLLAAGLIELFDKSEKKKVYVTTEKGVELVRKEIERKRIMIEHGEAILANKGE, from the coding sequence ATGCCAAGGAATGATTCTCTTGATGTAGGAGAGCTAACGGACACGTCTTATTATATTCTTTTATCGCTCATGGAGCCGAAACATGGCTATTTAATTATGAAGTCAATTGAAGAGTTAACAAATCATAGCGTTGTCATCGGACCGGCGTCTATGTATACGACCATAAAAAAACTTCTTGCGGCCGGGTTGATTGAGCTCTTCGATAAAAGCGAGAAGAAAAAAGTGTATGTAACAACAGAAAAAGGTGTCGAGCTAGTAAGGAAAGAAATTGAACGGAAACGTATCATGATTGAACACGGGGAAGCGATACTTGCAAACAAGGGAGAGTGA
- a CDS encoding DUF2812 domain-containing protein, which produces MGKTKYVMSSGLAFSEEKEMKKLSEYARKGWLFEKFAFLGFVLRQGEPQNLIYSLDYQKEPDEEYFSYFEEAGWTIVCSVGDEMHVFSAAQGTPPIYSDKESTKEKYERERQSMKKVAIPALLLTLVFIVLSLSSQNGHLPLIVGQISEFSSYATLIVLIFSGMPYLAYCYKLKKLEKQDF; this is translated from the coding sequence GTGGGAAAGACAAAATACGTAATGAGCAGTGGATTAGCTTTTTCAGAAGAGAAAGAGATGAAAAAGCTAAGCGAATACGCGCGAAAAGGGTGGCTATTTGAGAAGTTTGCGTTTCTAGGATTTGTATTACGACAAGGAGAACCGCAGAATCTTATCTATTCTCTAGACTATCAAAAAGAACCTGATGAGGAGTATTTTAGTTATTTTGAAGAAGCGGGGTGGACGATTGTTTGTTCGGTTGGAGATGAAATGCACGTATTTTCAGCAGCTCAAGGAACACCTCCGATCTATTCTGATAAAGAATCAACGAAAGAGAAATATGAGCGGGAACGTCAGTCGATGAAAAAAGTCGCTATCCCAGCGCTTTTGCTTACACTTGTTTTCATCGTGTTGTCACTTAGTAGTCAGAATGGCCATCTACCATTAATTGTTGGCCAAATCAGTGAGTTTAGTAGTTACGCTACTTTAATTGTGTTGATATTTTCTGGAATGCCGTACCTTGCTTATTGCTATAAATTGAAGAAATTAGAGAAACAGGATTTCTAA
- a CDS encoding ATP-binding cassette domain-containing protein, whose product MANVLEVKGLGKRFKHGAIIENLSFHVKKGEIMAILGPNGAGKSTTIRSVLGILYPDEGEILYQGESIKKIPPKRIGYLPEERGLYKNVNVIDILLYFADLKDYPIRKAKQRARFYLKKFGLEDKEKVRMEELSKGMGQKIQFIASIIHEPEILILDEPFSGLDPVSQELFQKEIKELADQGTAILLSSHQMNLIETLGDRLLFIHKGKEVVTGSIHDVKAQFSNYKCTIRGENARSLLETIPMVDRIEQKNKTSILFLEKEVELTRWLSTLPKKLDIQELRLDRISLHDIFVSIASDRKDLAYEK is encoded by the coding sequence ATGGCTAACGTGCTAGAGGTAAAAGGACTTGGGAAGCGATTTAAACATGGAGCGATCATTGAGAACCTTTCTTTTCACGTTAAGAAAGGCGAAATCATGGCGATTCTTGGACCAAATGGAGCTGGAAAATCTACGACAATTCGTTCAGTGTTGGGTATTTTATATCCCGATGAAGGAGAGATTCTTTATCAAGGAGAGTCTATTAAAAAAATCCCTCCGAAGCGGATTGGTTATTTACCTGAAGAGCGTGGGCTTTATAAAAATGTAAATGTAATCGATATCCTCCTCTATTTTGCAGATTTAAAAGATTATCCTATACGAAAAGCCAAACAACGTGCCAGGTTTTATTTAAAGAAGTTTGGTCTGGAAGATAAAGAGAAAGTGAGAATGGAAGAATTATCGAAAGGGATGGGGCAAAAAATTCAGTTCATCGCTTCCATCATTCATGAGCCAGAAATCCTCATTCTTGATGAACCATTTTCAGGTCTGGACCCTGTTAGTCAGGAACTTTTCCAAAAAGAAATCAAAGAATTGGCCGACCAAGGGACTGCGATTTTACTTTCCTCTCATCAAATGAATCTGATCGAAACGTTAGGAGACCGGCTTTTATTTATACATAAAGGAAAAGAGGTAGTGACGGGATCAATCCATGATGTAAAAGCACAGTTTTCGAATTACAAATGCACAATTCGTGGAGAAAATGCCCGCTCCCTACTAGAAACGATTCCTATGGTTGACCGAATTGAGCAAAAAAACAAGACGTCGATCCTATTCCTTGAAAAGGAGGTAGAGTTGACCAGGTGGTTGAGCACTCTGCCAAAAAAACTAGACATTCAAGAGCTTCGTCTTGATCGAATCTCTCTTCATGACATTTTCGTCAGCATCGCAAGTGACAGAAAGGACCTAGCCTATGAAAAATAG